AGCCCACACCAGGCGCTGGGTGGTGGATTAGGCAGGATTAGAACCCGGGTACTGGAGAGACCCTCCAGGTTGGCACAGCAGCAGGTGGGGTGGGGTCCCACTCACCAGAGTCCAGGCCAGGGCACAGGGAGCCCCAGGCAGCCTAGTGTTGCGGGTGGTGACGTCGGGAGGGCAGAGGAGACCAGAGGTCCCCGCACTCAGAGCCCACAGCAACCCACACCTTAGCGCCTCCCTGTGGAGGGGTGCTCCGCCCTGAGGCCAAGGCTCATGGAGGTGAGGTGCCCTGGGCCCCAGTGGTTTGAATTCTTTGGGTCAACATGAGAGGAGAGAGATGGCGGGTGGGTCCCCATGCCCTGTAACCCAGGGCCTCCTCTCGCCTCCTGAGCCGTCCCTGAGGTCACGCAGCCTTGAGCCTCCAGAAGAGGGACAGGCCCCGGGAGGCGCAGGAGCGCTCCGGACCCAGCACCGCGGGGCAGGTCTCCCCCTCCCGCAGGATGGAGGGCTGACGGGGGCTCTGCCTCTCCAAGGGTGAGGACAGCATGGGGGCCACCTGCAGGGGCAGCCCAGGGTCCCTGAGCCGGCCCAACGCAGCATCTGGACTGGGACCCCCACCCGCTCCACCCCACACCATTTCATCGTCAGAAACTGTGggaaagcaagaaagaggaagTGCAGAACCCTCTCCCCACGCCCTAGGATGGGCCCCATTTTCCGTCCCCGTTTTCACCCTCATGGTGATGCTTCCTGTGCAAGAATAAGGAGCATCCTGCGAGTTACACACCTGGTCACACTCTCTTCAGGAaaccgctttttttttttaaacctctatcTCTCCTTGGTAAGGACGAGACACCCCGTGGTGGCTGAGGTGATCCTCCGGACAGACCgacgtgtttttgtttttaagatgccACTTGCCGAGCACCTTCCGTGGGAGAGAGACTGTCCTGGTCTGTCTGCATCTGTAGTAATAGGTGGCGACAAACGCAGACATGGCATAGCGCTCACCACAGGCCCCGCACTCCTCTGCCGCCTCCCttgcagtcattcattcattcctcccccCTTGGGGGCAGGGCTGTGCAGAGGAGGAACCCgaggcagagagaggtgaagcaacttgcccaagatcacacagttagaACTGGTGAGGCTGCATTCCAACCCCGGTagaaagaggcccagagaggtgaaggagctgacccagggtcacacagaggGCTCCTGCCCACCCCAAATCGGGCCCCTGAGTGGGCATCTCCCGCCctggccccagctcccagccacaCCCAGTCCTGGGCTTTCCTCCCCTGAGGACTCTGGCTCGCCGGACATCTCTCCGCCGGACATCTCTCCGCCGGGGCTGAGGTTGATGACTGGTCTGGCTCCCTGGGGatgtccccaccctccccactggACTCCAGCTGCAGCAGGAAGTCAAGCTAGATGGGAAGGAGAGTGGGTCTCCAGCAGGTGCTGTGCAGTCCTGGAGTACCCCAGGAGGCCCTTCCTGAGTCAGAAGAGATGCAGAGTTCTTGCCCAAGCGCCCACAGCTGCAGGGCGCAGAGCTGGGACCCCATCCATCCACCCCACAAAAGCTGTGGGGTGTTGGGGCAGCCCGCAGGTGAGCAGTTCGCCTGTGCCCAATGCTTGGACCACCACCGTGGCCCGCTGCCTGAACGTCAGCACATGCCCTGGGAGCCCAGGTCTGCCTCACCGGGGACGCTGGCTCCGGGACTCGCCCTGGGCAGACAGCACCCAGAAAAGAACCCCAGCACAGAAGTAATCGAGTCGGTCTCCCCCAGGGCTGCGATAGAGCTACCCTCTGTTAGGGAGACCGCCCCCTTTTTACGGAACTGAGTTTCAGGTCCACGATGGGCCGGTCTCCCAGTTCGCACTGCGGACAAACAGGTCTGCGCCCTCGCGATCCTGGTTCTGTCCCGCCCGCAGGCTACCCCTTCGTGGCACTGTGGTGGTGACCAAGGCGTGCGCGGACCCATGCGAGCCCTCGAACGCGGACGGGCTGGGCCAAAAGGGCCCACAGAACTGCTGCCGCCAGGATCCGTGCCCCGCGCGGGGCGCTGCTGGGgtccgggccgggccgggccgggcggggccCGGGAGAGACTCTGGGGGCGGGGATGGGCGGAGcttgggcggggccggggcggggccgaGGTTGGGTCCTGGTCCAGGGGCTTCCCGCCGCGTTCCGGCCACTCGCACCGCTGCTCCTGTTTTGCCGGGCGGCATCCTGAGCCCCTGCTGCTCTTGGGTCTGGAGCCTCGAATCCAAGCAGGCAGCCGCTAGAACTTAGGCTGCGGGACTACCTCTGGCGGTGACGCTCGGTGCTACCCAGACACGAGAGTCCTTGAGGAACCAAGGGGACCCAGAAGTACCCCTCCTCTGCTCCTCCACCCTGCTGGATACTCCAAGCCAGGGCCGAGGGAAGGGATCGAGGTTCCGCGCCCAGGACTCCTTCCAGCCTCCCAATAAACGGCCAGTGACCCATCACAAGATGCCTGCGTCCATTGTGTGGGACTGAAGCGGCccgatggtggggggaggggggcagagaagGCGCTGGTCCTTACAGCATTCACGTTTTGAGCGCCCTCGGTGCACCGGGCATCCCGCTGGCCCTGGGCTTTGGCAATCAACGAGACAGACCAGgccctggcctcctggcctcAAGGTCCAGCAGGGAGAGAGCACCCCCTGCCTACGGATCATATCTGTGAGTAAAAGTGGAGTGAGACCAGGGCTCTGGGGATCTAGCCCAGTCCGGGTTTCAGCAAAGGGTCAGATGGGGCAGGGAGGGTCCCCTGGCAGGGACAACAGcatgtgcagtgtgtgtgtgtgtgtgtgtgtgtgtgtgtggtgttgggTGGTCTCCTGGATAGCAGAAGCTCAGAAGGAAGCCAGGTGGGCAGGGCGGTGGGGGGAGCACAGGCTGTGAGGAAGTTGGGGGCAGGGGTCTCATAAGCTCCCGGCTGGATTCCCATTCACCAAACTTCACTGACATCTCCAGAACCAGGTCTCTAGCTTCGGGGCCCTCCCTGGGGGGATGGGACAAGGTGGGTGACAAGGAGGCTGTGTTCTCAGAGGAGCAGCAAAGGGGGGCTCCAAGAACATGTCATTCTTCTATTCGCCCTGAGAAGCTAGCTCGTCTCCGGACAGACAGCTCAGAGCCAAGCCAGGGCAGGGAGAGCATCACAGGGACACGCGCGAGCAGTGTGCGGGAAGGGCCTTCTCACCGCCAGGGCTTCCTAGGGCAGCTGGGCCTGCCCTGATAGGAAACGAGCTCCCTGTCCCTGGGAGTATCCAAGCAGAGCCAAGGCCCAGGGAAACCCAGACCCCACTCTGCCCAGCTGCTGGCCCCAGAAGCAAAGCCAGAGAAGCAACAAACTCAGCCTCTGCCCTGACAGTGAACGTGGCATGGGAGCCCGCCCAGCCCCAGCGTGGACTGTGGAATAGGGCTACCCCTGGATCTCCTTCTTCAGGGGCTTTCAAGAACCCCGCAACCCAAGCCCAGGCTGGGTGTGGACTGGATGAAAGTCCAGTTGCCTCAGTCCAGCTGCTGCCAGATGCATTCTCAGAGCCTTGGGACCTCAGCGATCACTCCTTAAACCCACCCATCCCGGGACTCCAGTACTGACCTAAGGAGGCGGCCTCCAGGGTCACTGGCAAACACCTCCGTTGGAGAGGCCTGGAGGCCGGCCGGCCGGGCCTTCTCTGGGCCTTCCCTTCTGGCCTcgcagaaaagaggaagaggacaccTACTGTGTGTGGCAGTCTGCCAGGCCAGGCGTCCCAAGTGCCTAAGGCAAGGCCTTTGAATCGATTGCTGAGTCATTTACTGACTCTTCCCTCTCCATCCGGGACGTTATTCGCTCCAACTTCAAAAAGTGCAAAGGGTGGGAATGCTTGGAAATGAGGCTGCGGTTATCAGGACCTTTGGGGAGGAAGGGGTGAATGTGGGGGGAGGGGTAATGAAGTTACAGGCTGAGACTGAAAAGGTGTATTGGGGCCAGACTGAGATACTCCCTGAACCCGCCGCATATGGGGCCGTCGCCCTGCGAAAGTGGGGAGCCAGCCCCTGGTGGTTCTGGAGTAGAGGAGGGTCGGTTTCCAGCAGCCTCCAAGCAGCGCCGCTAGGGACCGGCCTATGTCCATGTGTCCTGCCAAATTCCACAGCCTAGGCCGGGGAAGTGCTGGAGACTCTGACCCTCGGAGATCAGAGGCGGAATCTCCAGGGTCACTCCAAGTCTTAAAGAGCCAGGGAAAGGCGCGAGGGGCTCGCGCTCGCAGAGGGCGGGCAACGCTGCGGGAGACCTGCAGCGCGGGGACTCACCGCCAGATGCCGCTGTGGTGCTCGGAGTGCCGCCCTGTGCCCCGCCCGCTCCGGGGAAAGCAAAAGCGGCGCGGGCTGCGGGGGTGGGACGGACCACTGAGAGCGGGGAGGGggggcccggggcggggggcggggctccGCGCAGGCCTCCGGCGCGTCTCCCCCCTCAGCCAGCCTCGCGAGATGGTTCGCTCCGGCCGCGCTGCGCTCAACGGTTCCCAGGCTGGCCGGCAGAGCTGGGGCATCAGGGCTGCATTGCCGCGCGTACTGTCGGCACCAGCGCCGCGGGCCCCGCAGCACCGCTGCGCCCGCCGCCGCGATGCTGGGGCTGCTCATGGCGGTGCTGGCCCTGGCGCTCGCCTACTTCGCGCTGCTGGACGGCTGGTACCTGGTCCGCGTGCCGTGCGCCGTACTGCGCGCGCGCCTGCTGCAGCCCCGCGTCCGTGACCTCCTGGCTGAGCAGAGCTACTCGGGCCGCGTGCTGCCCTCGGACTTGGACCTGCTGCTGCACATGAACAACGCGCGCTACCTGCGCGAGGCCGACGTGGCGCGCGCCGCGCACCTGGCCCGCTGCGGCGTGCTCGGGGCTCTGCGCGCGCTCGGGGCGCGCGCCGTGCTGGCCGCTTCGTGCGCGCGCTACCGCCGCTCGCTGCGTCTGCTCGAGCCGTTTGAGGTGCGCACCCGCCTGCTGGGCTGGGACGACCGCGCCTTCTACCTAGAGGCGCGCTTCATCAGCCTGCGCGACGGCTTCGTGTGCGCGCTGCTGCGCTCCCGCCAGCACGTGCTGGGCACCTCGCCGGAGCGCGTTGTGCAGCACCTGTGCAAGCGCAGGGTAAGCGTCCCCCGCCCCGAGCGCACTCCTCCCGCTGGACCCTGAGGACTCCTGgtccctgccccccgcccctggGGAAGGCCTGCCGCCTACCCCTTTTGGGGTGCCCCTGTCCGGCCGAGTACCGCTCCAGCCCTTTTCTTTGGACCCAGGGCCTTCTTCACTGATGCCATTCTTCTTGGGACCTCTCAGGGTCGCCTCATCAACTCTCTGTAGTCGGACTCAGCATGCTCCCCTCCTGCCATCCCTTATTAACCCCTCAAGGCTCCCTGCCCCACGCTACGCCTTTTCCAGAACAGGGAAGGCCAGACCAGGCGTCTCCCAAAGAGTCTAAGTGTGGCTTGGAGTGCGGAGCCGGCCTCACTGGTCCTTGGTTCTGAATGTAGCATGGAagccgggtgggggtggggtggggagatgggggctGGGGCGTTAGTGAGGGGAGGTTGCTGGGAGTTCTCAAGGACCTGAGAGCCCTTTCACCCAGCTTAGACCTGAGGGGCTGGGTCACCATCACCTGGGTTAGGGGTGAGCCCTGAGCCCTGTAGAGCTGCAAGCCCTTCTGCCTTTTCCAGTTGGAGAAAAGGCTGCAGCACCTGCCTGGGGCTCAaggcccctccccagggcctgcTCCTCCCAGCACAGCCTGCTGCTGCATCATGGCACCTGGGCCCTGGGGATGCCGTTGCGGTGCTGGTTGCCAGGGCAGGCTCCTGCTGCAGGCACGTTCCTAAAAACATGCTTGGAGCCTCCATGCCAAAGCCAGGGCCCGCTGGGCCCCTAGGTGCCCTCAGGCAGGGTGCTGCCCTCTCTGGCCCTGGACAGGAGCAGAGGAGGAACACAGCCGCACGTTAGTCACGAGAGGCTAGCCTTTCCTTTATATcgcaggtggggaaactgaggctcagaggggcaaTGCGACCTGCTTGAGGCTGCACAGTGGGCCACAGGCCCAGTCCCctggttttctgtctctttgagtCAGGGACGCCCCCAAAGGGCCTGGATGCCTCCCACCGCGCACCCACAGAGGTGCTCTGCATGTCCCTTCATGCgtcaggaggctgggaggggatgGCCATCGAGGCTTTAAATCGACGGGCTGAGAGCTGCGAGCAGAAGGTAGAGGAGAGGGAGCCAGGGCCACTGTCCTGCAGGGGAGGGTGGTCAGGCGGGGGCTGATGGGTGAGACCTACATGAGAGGCAGGGGGCGCCCACACCATGGCATGGCGAGGACACTCGGCCCCAGATGGCCAGGAGTCACCCGGCCTGAACCTGTGGGTCGGGAGGGTCCCAGGTGCAGTCCTGGGTTTGGTGTGGGACAGGCTGGGCCCAGTGCCCAGAGATCTGCATGCTGAAAGGCTGGTGTGGGGCAGCACGGCCTTGCAGGGAGAGCTGGGCTACAGCCAAGTCTGGACCTGGTGATTCCAGCTGGGCCGGGAGGAGGATGCTTCCGGGAGCCAAGCCTGGCTCTGCCCAGACTTACCCTGTGACCCGACTCTGAGCACCTCTGCCCAGCCTCCCTGACGCCCTGAGGTGGGCGGGCTTTCCCCCTCATTCCTGAGAGGCCCGCAAGTCCTCGGACCCCTCCAGCCTAGCCCAGCCCCTTGCCCTGTCACAAAATGGTGGCCGAGTTTGCAGGGAAGCGGCTGGTGTGGCTGAGCAGGAGGGCGCAGGAGCGCGGTGCTGAGCTGCGAGGTGGCGTCCGGCTCCTGTTGGCGCGCTGAGAGGGGGCCTCAGGCATGGCCCTGTCCTGGGCTCTCCCGGCAGAGCCGCTCTGACGCCGCTTCTGCCCCGCCAtcccctgccctgcctctggCCGCTCTGGGTCTCCCGTCGCCCCCCCAACCAGCTGGCTTCAGAGGGTTTTGCCCCAGATCTGGGAATGTGCAGAGGGCTCAGTTGCCACCCAGCGGGGGAGACAGGCCTGATGAGGGGCGTGGTGCCCCgagagctgggctggggaggaaCCTGCACTGCGGAcgcctgggaggggctggggctggggaacgAGGTCCAGACGTGTGAAGACAGCAGCCTGGCTGTCCCCGCCACCCCCCAATCCCCGGCCCTGCTGGTCCCC
The sequence above is drawn from the Tursiops truncatus isolate mTurTru1 chromosome 17, mTurTru1.mat.Y, whole genome shotgun sequence genome and encodes:
- the THEM6 gene encoding protein THEM6, with product MLGLLMAVLALALAYFALLDGWYLVRVPCAVLRARLLQPRVRDLLAEQSYSGRVLPSDLDLLLHMNNARYLREADVARAAHLARCGVLGALRALGARAVLAASCARYRRSLRLLEPFEVRTRLLGWDDRAFYLEARFISLRDGFVCALLRSRQHVLGTSPERVVQHLCKRRVEPPELPADLQHWIAYNEASSQLLRAESGLGSVVKDQ